Below is a genomic region from Sebastes umbrosus isolate fSebUmb1 chromosome 20, fSebUmb1.pri, whole genome shotgun sequence.
CAGCTACAGGAGGCAGTTTCTCTGCTACATAAGAGACGTTTGTGTCAGACTGTAATGTAgctaacaaatgaacaaaacagTATGCTTGTGTTGAAGATCCCTGTTGTAACTTTGATTAAATATACAGCCCCAGATCCATTATGCATGGGATCTGGTATAATGCTATATTACCAAggttacacaaaaaacatgatttacCATTAATGCAAACAGCACTCTCTCTTCACTGCCTTCCACTCTTACTAATCCCCCATTCACCATGAGTGCTTGGGGACTTGAAAGCAGACAATCGCTAAACCCAGGGATGACTCAGTGCTTACTCATGTGTTTCTGGACGTCTTAGTCATTCTCTTTGCTGGGAATTCCTCATTTGGCTCTTTGATCTTGAACTCATAAATGATTTAAAGGGAAactcaactttttttctttttttttacaacctcaGTTTATTTTAAACCATTTCCCTTGTTTTGTCATTATTACTTGAAGTGTAACTTTATCTGACAAAAGAGTCTCTGCAGTATTGGCATATCACAATTGATGTGAGTCTCATACATCTTATTTTGATGTGTAGTCACGCAACGGGTGTTCCATGTGTCATTGCGACCATGTGGTAGACACAGTTATGTGACAGGCTCCGAGTTAATTAATGTGGTGAGCGGATTGTTGTACTCTTGATCGCACAGGTGAGAGGCCTTTCCGGTGCAGTCAGTGTAACATGAGCTTCATCCAGAAGTATCTGCTCCAGCGGCACGAAAAGATCCACAGCGGTGAGTTTTCTGCACTTAGATATAACTAGTATACTGAAGTGTTTTTTGGAATGAATGCTTTCACTTGTTGCCAGTATCAGTTTATATAAACTTTGCTGTTGTGACACAGGACCTGACACTGTAATCTGTCTTTTGCAGGAGAGAAGCCTTTTAGCTGTGACCAGTGCAACATGCGCTTTATCCAGAAGTACCATATGGAGCGACACAAAAGGACACACAGTGGCGAGAAGCCATATCGCTGCGATACCTGCCAACAAGTAGGTTATATGTAGTCTGTTTGCTAAGTAGCTTACCCCTGTTTTGTCTTTCAATTTCATGTTTTGCCAGTTGGTTTTGTATATACTTTTAATGCCTTTTCAGTGATCCTTTATTGAATAGGGTGTATGAGTAAcatgcattattatcattagcaattataaaaatgtgtctttctGTACTTCCCCCACTTAAATCCCTTATAAAGCCCTGTTTCAATGGGATTAGTTGTGTCAGAAGAGGTCAGGGAATTTAATGCTCTCTCGTGAAATTAAATGGTACCTCTGCAGtatattttctgttgttaaGAAAATAAACATCTATAGGATTTTTAGAGCTGatatctctctttcctctcgtctgttttccctccatttttttagtttttctcaAGAACAGACCGGTTACTGAAGCACAAACGGACTTGTGGAGAAGCCATAAAGAAGGGCCTGGACCCGAGCATGCTGGAGCTCAGCGATGCGGAGCTAGGCCAGGGCAGCTATTCACTCACTCAGGGAAACTCTACCACCTCCGGACGCAAGAGGGCCAAGTCCAAAAACGGTGAGGGcaagaggaagaagaatgcCTCAGCATCAGCCGCTTCGTCCTCCGGGGGGATGGCCCGTGACCTGGGCCTGCAGGACTTCAGCATGGAGCACCCCTCGGGCTCCGGCCCCACCATGCAGGGACGCACGCCTAAATTGGTCTTTAAAAAAGCTGGCCGCAAGGGCCTGGACAAGGGCCTCCTCTCTCTGGAAGACAGCGCTGACGGACAAAAGCGGTTGGGGCAGAAGCCTGGCTCCATGGATCATGTGGAGGTGTCTGGCCTGGATAACATGGGTCTACTCCAGGGAGCCGGGGGCAACAAGCAGGGGCCTACCACCAGCAGCAACTACGATGATGCAATGCAGTTTGTGAAAAAGCGGCGCTACCTCCATGCAGTTAACAATGACTATGGAGCCAGCTCACTGCACATGGCATCCCAGGGCAACAGTGTCATCCAGGGCTCCCTGGGGCCGGAGCCCACGCTGGCCATGCTGGACTCCTCGCCTTTGGATCTCAAGCACGACAAGTCGGGCATTCCAGATGAGGTACTGCAAAGCCTGCTAGAGCATTACAGCCATAAGCCAGAGGGGACACACCACCACGACGTGACGTTCGACCTGTCGGACCACCCGCACCACGTAGACCTCCAGCCAGCAGCCCCCGTTACCCCCGAGCTGGAGGATGACTGTCCTAACGGCGGTGACAAGACGGCAGTGATGAGCGAGTACTCGAAGTTCCTCCTGCAGGCCCTGGAGCGCACCAGCCATAGTGGGCCCTTCCCCATCCTCGGCCAAACGGGGCCTTTCCCACTCCTGTCCAGCAGCTCCAGTCCCACGGGGCCCCTGTTCTCAGACAAACACGTGTACACCACATCCCCACTGGATTGTGTCTACCCGCCTGCTGTCTCCTCCCCTCTGCCCA
It encodes:
- the znf281b gene encoding zinc finger protein 281b isoform X1, which encodes MSIIQDKLGNEFLRNGGMDPNFAPGMLMFSHLPPVTSFTRLASQSVMGELPQEMILKKERDSPPEHQGATTMNTGGFLHSMGIKQERLSELDYRMPLYGGGGGVGVNCAGGGAGKSGTDMPDMSYGNHHHHHQNHQNHQNHQNMLLHDLSLSNVRSLGEPMPGRPVNKEPKESSGRRGRRSNGDGQGGKARRKRNDAAKSMMLDADGACMSPNSKPHICEHCNAAFRSSYHLRRHVLIHTDRTGERPFRCSQCNMSFIQKYLLQRHEKIHSGEKPFSCDQCNMRFIQKYHMERHKRTHSGEKPYRCDTCQQFFSRTDRLLKHKRTCGEAIKKGLDPSMLELSDAELGQGSYSLTQGNSTTSGRKRAKSKNGEGKRKKNASASAASSSGGMARDLGLQDFSMEHPSGSGPTMQGRTPKLVFKKAGRKGLDKGLLSLEDSADGQKRLGQKPGSMDHVEVSGLDNMGLLQGAGGNKQGPTTSSNYDDAMQFVKKRRYLHAVNNDYGASSLHMASQGNSVIQGSLGPEPTLAMLDSSPLDLKHDKSGIPDEVLQSLLEHYSHKPEGTHHHDVTFDLSDHPHHVDLQPAAPVTPELEDDCPNGGDKTAVMSEYSKFLLQALERTSHSGPFPILGQTGPFPLLSSSSSPTGPLFSDKHVYTTSPLDCVYPPAVSSPLPIAAPSSNSSSSSSKSHYGMLVSSPSQAGYHLSLEPTSHQQLTPSQELTEQLEKQHSPGAFNLPPQDLTASAEGSKGQQPKAGGSIAPSNGSSYPDLSPLIPPKETTYQIENFAQAFGSQFKSGRGTPLSYGSDPGAEVDHRIRTPVSEFSGYTSLLADVGEPVSTGSKTQTSQSFR
- the znf281b gene encoding zinc finger protein 281b isoform X2 — translated: MSIIQDKLGNEFLRNGGMDPNFAPGMLMFSHLPPVTSFTRLASQSVMGELPQEMILKKERDSPPEHQGATTMNTGGFLHSMGIKQERLSELDYRMPLYGGGGGVGVNCAGGGAGKSGTDMPDMSYGNHHHHHQNHQNHQNHQNMLLHDLSLSNVRSLGEPMPGRPVNKEPKESSGRRGRRSNGDGQGGKARRKRNDAAKSMMLDADGACMSPNSKPHICEHCNAAFRSSYHLRRHVLIHTGERPFRCSQCNMSFIQKYLLQRHEKIHSGEKPFSCDQCNMRFIQKYHMERHKRTHSGEKPYRCDTCQQFFSRTDRLLKHKRTCGEAIKKGLDPSMLELSDAELGQGSYSLTQGNSTTSGRKRAKSKNGEGKRKKNASASAASSSGGMARDLGLQDFSMEHPSGSGPTMQGRTPKLVFKKAGRKGLDKGLLSLEDSADGQKRLGQKPGSMDHVEVSGLDNMGLLQGAGGNKQGPTTSSNYDDAMQFVKKRRYLHAVNNDYGASSLHMASQGNSVIQGSLGPEPTLAMLDSSPLDLKHDKSGIPDEVLQSLLEHYSHKPEGTHHHDVTFDLSDHPHHVDLQPAAPVTPELEDDCPNGGDKTAVMSEYSKFLLQALERTSHSGPFPILGQTGPFPLLSSSSSPTGPLFSDKHVYTTSPLDCVYPPAVSSPLPIAAPSSNSSSSSSKSHYGMLVSSPSQAGYHLSLEPTSHQQLTPSQELTEQLEKQHSPGAFNLPPQDLTASAEGSKGQQPKAGGSIAPSNGSSYPDLSPLIPPKETTYQIENFAQAFGSQFKSGRGTPLSYGSDPGAEVDHRIRTPVSEFSGYTSLLADVGEPVSTGSKTQTSQSFR